TTTAACATTCTTAAAAAATCGTGCTTAAATCGTGCTAGAGAATGAGACCAAATTGCAACACCTTTGAATATATTCAAAAGTAAACTCCTCCTTAGCAGGAGTAAAATACGGGCGTCATAAAACAAAGATCAGTCGAGTTCGTGCCGTAATAAGTAGGCAAATAGTTACTCATTAATCCTCTCAAGTAGTTTGCTAGAACAAAATTGTTCGGGGAAGGAGCTTCAATATTTTTCCCTTGGAAGgaaaagtaaaaactaaaattaacgATTGTTCAAAAAACACGAGAAAACAATACATAATGATCACAAGGTAAGAGGAAAATCCCTTCATATTTGAGCTACAAAACTCAAACTCTAAAGCCTCTGCTATTCCTTCTCCCTCTGGCCCGCTCAAATTTCCGTCCCTTTGAACGGACATAGGGCTTGGTGTGGCTATGGGGCACACCAGGAGCCGGTCCAAAGTGCTTGACAGCCTCGCGAGCATTCTTAGGACCTCTAAGAAGAACCTGAAACACCATTCAAAAACAAAGGTAAGCTTCTGAGATACACCCTCCATAACCCttgcccccccccccccccccggcAAGGCAAAAGGCAGACTttgcattattatttttttcttcctccaataataaagatgaaagagcaaGAATACTGGATCCCCAAACAAAAACGATACTGATTAGTAAACTTTATGTCACTATACAAAAATTGCTAATTTGTTTAGCAGCCAAAACTAAAGGACAACAGAAGTTTTACTACGATAAAATATAGTGATGTGAAGTTTACTAATTAGAGTCATTGCTATTCTTTGGTCCCGTAAGCAAAGCTTCTAAACTACTAAGAGCATAGCAATTATGACATAAAACCTAACAAAGGTTAAGTAGAGCCTTAAAACCTATTTAGATGAACTTCATACCAATCTAGTTGCGACTCCATACCCAAGACACAGATTGAATCCCATACCTTGGTTAAAGAACCAAAATGCCAAACTACTTGTGCTGACAGCTTTATGTGGGTTTAATTACTCATTTGCTTCTTATAGTTATACATACTACACAATTTGATCCCTatgtataaaaatcattaattttaatccctaaacacaattttcattttaatcctTTCTAGTTTCTATACATACCATTTTAATCTCTTTCAGTCCCCACTGTCTGAACTCGTGAGAACTAGACCGATAATTAAATCTTACATTTCATAGAAAAATACACGGAAAGAGAAATAGTATAATCATACCGTGTTTTGGCCGAGAGGAGCTCTAAGAGCCAGTTGATCAAAGGTGAGACATTCCCCGCCAACTTTCTCAATTCTAGCTCTGGCAGTTTCAGTGAACCTCAGTGCTGCTACCTTCAGAGCAGGCACCTCGTACACACGAATATCATCGGTCACTGCCCCAACCACCACAGCTATCTTATCCTCCTAATGAAATAAGTACCAAGACATCAACGCCAATTTGCTTGTGACctcaaatgagaaaaaaaataacgatTAAATGGAACGAATGAAGAGAAGAGATAGGTTTGAACCTTTCCCTTGGTGTAACGGATCAATCTGGAGAGGGATAGCGGAGGCTTGTTGACCTTGCTCATGAAAAGACGCTTGAGAATGACGGCATTGAAATTACTCCCAGTCCTCCGAACAAGAAAACGGTACAACTAAAAACATGGCGAACATTTCAAATCCAAAACCCTTGTTCGTTCGTTCACAGTCATGcaggagaaaaataaaaaggtacCTTGACGAGGAGCTTGAGGTAAATATCATCGGATTTTGGGGCGGTTCGCTTGGTCTTTTTGGACTTACCTCCTGCCTTCAAATCGATCCCCTGTAATTCAGTTCAACACAAAGTCAGAGAAACTTTCTAATGGATTGTAACAGCTTTGAGAAATGTACCATTGCGAATGTAGCTTCTCGCCGCCGACGCTGCTGCTGATGCCGTCACCAAGGAAAAATTTGTGCTAGGGTTTTGGAGAGGGTCTAGGGTCTGATGAATTTATTTATCACTTTTTCGCAAAGTTAAAAGCCCAGACTCAATTCGGGTTACGCGCACGACCCGTTTAGCGAATCCCAaaccttattattttttttatgaacttatttctaaaatgaaattttgtattttctatattttattacatttatcatatttcttatttaattctCAATTATATTACACTCTTTTGCTTTGTATATTGTTATAGATATCACTTTCATTGTGTTTTTTTAGGCACttgtacaataaataaatatttttatgtatttgtcTAACctggttattttaaaaataagtggtttttactcattttaagaaaaaaatctcatttattttaacaattaaatattgtttactttttataagAGAATTATTTCATGCCAACATgattatattaaagtttgaattCTTGGTTAAAGAACACAGTCTACTGTCATATGTATCCACGTtagtttgttttaatttaaattaattaataacattaatttgttttgtttaaaatttatagcaTATTCGTATAGatcaaattttgtaaaaaataattcataatataaatatgaatttccTAATTAAATgattaactatttaaattaattttagacaATGTAGTTTTATAATCATTACAAATTAAAtgacaattaaattaaataattactattgattacataaatttcaaatagttaattaatattagtttaattatttaaagttaacTAACAAGATGAAactaatcaattattatatgttttaaactaatcaaaacaaattttgattatatCAATTTATAGCTGTATCAATAGTTTAAGGAACGtaatagataatttaaatatataaatattcaaaatatatttaacttgtGATccgttgttttctatttttgtccTACGTCTCAatccaattttattaaaatgttttcttaaaaagaaaggcttttttaattattttgtgttagtaataatagttttaaattagttaaaataactaaattataaaaatgaaaaaaaacgAATTATGAAAGtattatcaaataaaacataaataatttttagtaatttttttaattcaaaatacaactcgtagttgattcttttttcttaatcGGTTTCTGTGTAGatttataatagtttatttaCAGTGAACTTTTAATCTGTTTTTCATGTTCTTGTGTTTGTAATTTTCATATCTGAACATCATTTAACGTGtattttattgtcatttaaTTTGATAacgtaatattttttaaatctttctaAATTACATTGaagtttagttttattttcaattttaattttcactttgtgtctctctttatttgtaaatatatttttccattttcaactTACCAAAACAATAACGaagaatgaaatttaaaaaaataatgaaaaagtggaatataacttaaaaaataatatttttatataattgtccTTAACAAAAGTTAAGAATCATATTATTAAGtgtaaaaggagaaaaataaaagtgtacATCAAATCAAATgtgtatcatatatatatatatatatatatatatatatatatatatatatatatatatatatatatatatatatatatatatatatatatatatatatatatgtatgtatgtatgtatataattacttcaaatgtcattaaatattttatcatgtcttataaatatttatataatattttttatcatcgaagacaatatataaaaaataaatgaagtaaTTTAACACATTTGCATATCTACATAAACGTAATGTAAACATTCttatatatctattattttcttttgcaaatTATTCATTCTTTGTCTATTTGAATATGCAACcagtattataatttatttattttttaaatcttcaattttaacataaaatgaaatttagcAAATACAATTTTCTATATCCACGAATTACTATTTTGTAAACAGAATCGTATATGGACTTCTACTTTCACCCATTTCTTGTAAGGGTAGAGACATTCCGTCTTGCAACTTGTTTTTGACCGTATTTTCTTAGTGTAGACGGCATTTCAAAAAAATAGAGGCTGTATTTGGAAATTACCATTCATTAcaattttaacaaaacaaaacttataCTATTAAATATAATGTATATGTCAACCATTTGACAAGCTGTATTCAATCATCCCTCGTTCATACATTCATTGCGTTGAGGAATGTCAGATGTGTATCAACTCAATGATGGTGTGGATATATATCCAAACTATATCAAACAGAGAGATGAAAAGTAagaccaaaaaaaaaagtgatgtgATAAATCGAATAATTTGAAAACAATGCTATTTTGatgattaattgattaatttgagGTTTATATACACAGACAgcctgaaataaattttagaaataagaatttatttacGAGCACATGCAAAATTGGTATTTTGCATTTGTAGACAGAAGACATTTACattgttcttcaaaattgaaaaagagagctaccaaaataaaaatgctataagtaaagataaaattacacaataaattcatatactaaaaacaattaaaaaggTGTCCTGACATggatggatttgagaggatttgaagataattttttttatcgtttatttgagtgaatttgaaggtaaataaaagtgaatttggaaataattttttttaatttgtcatgtcaatacaattctatactaattctcacaaattttatttctaaattcactcaaataaacgacaaaaaaaattatcttcaaatcccctcaaattcatcgtctcaaatccactcaaaacaACAgccttaaaaaaatacaatagaaGTAGAATCATATAATTAGGTTAACAGTGGTTGCACCCACCACACATGCATAAagctaattttttaatatttaattatttaataatcatTTACAATTTCATATGACAAGTATGAATGAAATAAaggctttttatttttcagttcaATTACCGAAATACCCCAAAAGATTACGGAATACCCAAAACTCAAGACTTCCGACGACTCTAATGAAGTGTCCGAAAAATTTCTGAATCCCTAAATTTTCTCCTCCTGCCACGGGCACAACGACGACGATGCTTTCCTCCAAACCACCGCGTCGGAAAATTGTTCCGGCGAACGGAGATGAGTCCGCTGACAAACTGGACCAGCTTCTCTTGTCCTCCGCCATCTGCAACAATGAGGACATAGGCCCGTTCATCCGCAAGGCCTTCGCCTCCGGAAAGCCAGAGACGCTCCACCACCACCTCCGTCACTTTGCGCGCTTGAAGGAGTCCGAGATTGAGGAAGTGTGCAAGGCTCACTACCAGGACTTTATCCTCGCCGTTGACGATCTACGATCCCTCCTATCAGACGTCGATTCGCTGAAGTCCTCCCTCTTCGATTCCAACTCGCGGCTCCAGTCCGTTGCGCGCCCGCTCCTGTCGTCTCTCGACTCCTTCGTCGAGACGCGGAACGTCTCGAAGAACGTGAACCTCGCCATCGACTCCATCCGCACTTGCGTTAAGCTGATGGAGGTTTGCACGCGCGCCAACCGCCACCTCGCGGACGACAACTTCTACATGGCACTGAAGTGCGTGGACGCGATCGAGCGGGAGTATTTGGATAAAACGGAGTCATCCACGCTGAAGCGGATGCTGGAGAAGAAGATTCCAGAGATTCGATCGTACATCGAAAGGAAGGTGAACAAGGAGTTTGGGGACTGGTTGGTGGAGATCCGAGTCGTGAGTCGCAATTTAGGTCAATTGGCGATAGGTCAAGCCTCGTCAGCGAGGCAGAGAGAAGAGGATCTAAGAATTAAGCAGCGCCAAGCGGAGGAACAGAGTAGACTCAGCGTGAGGGACTGTATATACGCTttagaggaagaggaagaagacgaAATTATCGCTGGCGGGATCGGCGAAGACGGCGGTGGAGTCGCCGGGTTTGatttgacttcgttgtacagGGCATACCATATTCATCAGACTTTAGGGTTAGAGGATCGGTTTAAGCGGTATTATTTCGAGAACCGGAAGCTTCAGTTGACTTCGGACTTTCAGGTCTCGTCGATGACTCCTTTTCTGGAGTCGCATCAAACGTTCTTTGCGCAGATTGCAGGGTTCTTTGTGGTGGAGGATCGCGTGTTCAGAACCGGAGGTGGGTtgatttcaaaattggaggTTGAGAATCTGTGGGAGATTGCTGTTAGTAAGATGTGTTCAGTGTTGGAGGATCAGTTCTCCAGAATGCAAACTGCTAATCATCTTTTGCTTATTAAGGATTATGTGAGTCTGTTAGGGGTAACCCTGCGACGATACGGGTACCCCATTGATGCGTTGCTTGATGTTTTGAGCAAACACAGGGATAAGTACCACGAACTTCTTTTGTCTGATTGTAGGAAGCAGATTGCGGAGGCGGTTGCGGCTGATAAATTTGAGCAAATGCTGATGAAAAAAGAGTATGAGTATTCCATGAATGTGCTTTCTTTCCAGATACAGACTACTGATATCATACCAGCTTTTCCCTATGTTGCCCCCTTTTCGACCACTGTGCCAGATTGTTGTCGGATTGTACGGTCATTCATTGAGGATTCTGTGAGTTTCATGTCTTATGGCGGGCAGCTTGAGTTCTATGAAGTtgttaagaaatatttagaCAGGCTTTTGATTGAGGTTTTGGATGAAGCTTTAGTGAAGCTTATCAATACCTCGATTAGTGGTGTCTCCCAGGCAATGCAAATGGCAGCGAATATGGCTGTCTTGGAGCGTGCTTGTGATTTTTTCTTTCGCCATGCTGCACAGCTTTCGGGTGTTCCCTTGAGAATGGTGGAGAGAAGCAGAAGGCAGTTTCCCCTAAGAAAAGCTCGTGATGCTGCAGAAGAGATGCTCTCTGGGCTACTCAAAGCCAAGGTTGATGGATTTATGACCTTGATCGAGAATGTAAATTGGATGTGTGATGAGGCACCTCAGAGTGGAAATGAATATGTAAATGaggttataatttatttagaaattttgGTTTCAACTGCTCAACAGATATTGCCATCTCAAGTCCTTAAGAGAGTATTGCAAGAAGTTTTTGCTCACATATCCGACAAGATAGTTGGGACTTTAGTCAGTGATTCTGTTAAAAGGTTTAATGTCAATGCTATTAATGGAATTGAAGTAGATATTCGGCTCTTAGAATCATTTGCTGATAATCAGGCCTCTCTTTTCTCTGATGGGGATGTTGATGTTTTGAAAGCATCACTTACCAGTTCAAAGCAACTGATTAATTTGCTATTGAGTAATCATCCAGAGAACTTCTTGAATCCAGTGATAAGGGAGAGGAGTTACAACACTTTGGACCACAAGAAAGTGGTGATTGTTTCAGAAAAGTTGAGGGATCCTTCAGATCGGCTCTTTGGAACCTTTGGTAGTCGTGGGGCCAGGCAGAATCCGAAAAGGAAATCGTTGGATACGTTGATAAAAAGACTTAAGGATGTTAGCTGATTAAGTCTATAGCTGTATGTAAGGTA
This sequence is a window from Vigna angularis cultivar LongXiaoDou No.4 chromosome 2, ASM1680809v1, whole genome shotgun sequence. Protein-coding genes within it:
- the LOC108329521 gene encoding exocyst complex component SEC15B; this translates as MLSSKPPRRKIVPANGDESADKLDQLLLSSAICNNEDIGPFIRKAFASGKPETLHHHLRHFARLKESEIEEVCKAHYQDFILAVDDLRSLLSDVDSLKSSLFDSNSRLQSVARPLLSSLDSFVETRNVSKNVNLAIDSIRTCVKLMEVCTRANRHLADDNFYMALKCVDAIEREYLDKTESSTLKRMLEKKIPEIRSYIERKVNKEFGDWLVEIRVVSRNLGQLAIGQASSARQREEDLRIKQRQAEEQSRLSVRDCIYALEEEEEDEIIAGGIGEDGGGVAGFDLTSLYRAYHIHQTLGLEDRFKRYYFENRKLQLTSDFQVSSMTPFLESHQTFFAQIAGFFVVEDRVFRTGGGLISKLEVENLWEIAVSKMCSVLEDQFSRMQTANHLLLIKDYVSLLGVTLRRYGYPIDALLDVLSKHRDKYHELLLSDCRKQIAEAVAADKFEQMLMKKEYEYSMNVLSFQIQTTDIIPAFPYVAPFSTTVPDCCRIVRSFIEDSVSFMSYGGQLEFYEVVKKYLDRLLIEVLDEALVKLINTSISGVSQAMQMAANMAVLERACDFFFRHAAQLSGVPLRMVERSRRQFPLRKARDAAEEMLSGLLKAKVDGFMTLIENVNWMCDEAPQSGNEYVNEVIIYLEILVSTAQQILPSQVLKRVLQEVFAHISDKIVGTLVSDSVKRFNVNAINGIEVDIRLLESFADNQASLFSDGDVDVLKASLTSSKQLINLLLSNHPENFLNPVIRERSYNTLDHKKVVIVSEKLRDPSDRLFGTFGSRGARQNPKRKSLDTLIKRLKDVS
- the LOC108327819 gene encoding 60S ribosomal protein L18 codes for the protein MGIDLKAGGKSKKTKRTAPKSDDIYLKLLVKLYRFLVRRTGSNFNAVILKRLFMSKVNKPPLSLSRLIRYTKGKEDKIAVVVGAVTDDIRVYEVPALKVAALRFTETARARIEKVGGECLTFDQLALRAPLGQNTVLLRGPKNAREAVKHFGPAPGVPHSHTKPYVRSKGRKFERARGRRNSRGFRV